A genomic region of Papaver somniferum cultivar HN1 chromosome 7, ASM357369v1, whole genome shotgun sequence contains the following coding sequences:
- the LOC113299436 gene encoding pentatricopeptide repeat-containing protein At5g50280, chloroplastic-like: MALNLFLSPSLPFFTSNPKSNPPFSFSSFPYSNLHLFQSHHFHQVSLLSQSQNPIFLPYLQEQEQEEEKQLKLNLIEEEKLLKKKKLEEIESLEDPIERFFKARAEFDSEDPHNEGRINLQKNRRSAWHLADIKSMDTIEEFDDELTLDSGGTSDAGSGGGIVEEILELARNVPENMTLGEVLGSSASSYGGKIGETECIEILSLMGKEGLVISCLYFFEWMGVQEVSLVSPKAYNVMFGILGLARKGEKLMILFRNLPSTKEFKDLRVYNSAMSGLSCCGRYDDAWKVFEEMEMASIQPDHVTCSILITVMRRSGRSAKDAWEFFEKMNRKGVKCSLEVLGAIIKSFCNEGLKKEALIIQSDMEKRGISSNAIIYNTLMNAYAKSNQIEEAEGLYTEMKDRGIQPTSATYNILMDAYSRRMQPDIVEDLLLEMQNLGLEPNVKSYTCLISAYGRQKKMSDKAADAFLRMKKVRIQPSSHSYTALIHAYSVDGWHEKAYAAFENMKREAIKPSIETYTALLDAFRRAGDTETLMKVWYLMRSDKVEGTRVTFNILVDGFAKQGLYAQARDVVSEFGKIGHQPTVMTYNMLMNAYARGGQHSKLPQLLKEMAALNLQPDSVTYSTMVYAYVRVRDFRRAFYYHKQMVQSKQVPDPRSYQKLRSILDVKAATKNKKDRSAILGIVNSKMGLQKPRKSKKDEFWKNKKR, translated from the exons ATGGCGCTAAACCTCTTCTTATCCCCTTCACTCCCCTTTTTCActtcaaaccctaaatctaatccTCCATTTTCATTCTCATCATTCCCTTACTCCAATCTTCATCTGTTCCAATCTCATCATTTTCATCAAGTCTCTCTACTCTCTCAATCTCAAAACCCTATATTCCTTCCCTATCTTCAAGAacaggaacaagaagaagagaagcaactaaaattaaacctaatagaagaagagaaattacttaagaagaaaaaattagaagaaattgaATCATTAGAAGACCCAATTGAGAGATTTTTTAAAGCTAGAGCTGAATTTGATTCTGAAGATCCTCATAATGAAGGTAGAATCAATTTACAAAAGAATCGTCGGTCAGCGTGGCACTTAGCTGATATTAAATCCATGGATACCATTGAAGAATTTGATGATGAATTGACTTTGGATTCTGGGGGCACCAGCGACGCTGGAAGTGGTGGAGGGATTGTGGAAGAAATACTTGAACTTGCGAGAAATGTACCGGAGAATATGACTCTAGGTGAGGTATTAGGTTCTTCGGCTTCTAGTTATGGAGGGAAGATTGGAGAAACTGAATGTATTGAGATTTTGAGTTTAATGGGAAAAGAAGGTCTTGTTATTAGTTGTTTGTATTTTTTTGAATGGATGGGAGTTCAGGAAGTGTCGCTTGTTTCACCTAAGGCATATAATGTAATGTTTGGTATTTTGGGTTTGGCTAGGAAAGGGGAGAAGTTGATGATACTGTTTAGGAATTTGCCATCTACCAAGGAATTCAAGGATTTACGCGTTTATAACTCGGCAATGTCTGGATTGTCATGTTGTGGGAG GTATGATGATGCTTGGAAAGTTTTCGAAGAAATGGAAATGGCTAGCATCCAGCCAGATCATGTGACATGCTCGATTTTAATAACGGTTATGAGGAGAAGTGGGCGTAGTGCCAAAGACGCGTGGGAGTTTTTTGAGAAAATGAACAGAAAAGGAGTTAAGTGTAGTCTAGAAGTTTTAGGTGCTATTATAAAATCTTTCTGCAATGAGGGGCTGAAAAAGGAGGCCCTTATTATTCAGTCAGATATGGAGAAAAGAGGCATTTCATCTAATGCCATCATATATAACACCTTGATGAATGCTTATGCTAAAAGTAACCAGATTGAAGAAGCAGAAGGTCTTTACACAGAGATGAAAGACCGGGGAATTCAACCTACCTCCGCTACCTATAACATACTAATGGATGCATACAGCAGAAGAATGCAGCCTGATATCGTTGAAGATTTGCTTCTAGAGATGCAGAATTTGGGATTGGAACCAAATGTCAAGTCATATACCTGTCTTATAAGTGCTTATGGGAGGCAGAAGAAAATGAGTGACAAAGCTGCGGATGCTTTTTTGAGGATGAAAAAGGTCAGGATACAACCATCTTCACATTCGTATACTGCCCTAATCCATGCATACTCAGTTGATGGATGGCATGAGAAGGCGTATGCTGCGTTTGAGAACATGAAAAGGGAAGCAATAAAACCCTCGATAGAAACATATACTGCACTTCTTGATGCATTTAGGCGAGCAGGTGATACTGAAACACTTATGAAAGTTTGGTACTTGATGAGAAGTGATAAAGTCGAAGGGACACGTGTTACGTTCAACATTCTCGTTGACGGATTTGCAAAACAAGGTCTCTATGCTCAAGCAAGAGATGTGGTCTCTGAGTTTGGAAAAATTGGTCATCAGCCAACTGTGATGACATATAATATGCTGATGAATGCTTATGCACGAGGAGGGCAACACTCAAAGCTGCCACAGCTTTTGAAAGAGATGGCTGCTCTCAATCTGCAACCTGATTCTGTCACATATTCTACGATGGTATATGCCTATGTACGTGTCCGTGATTTCAGAAGGGCCTTTTATTATCACAAGCAGATGGTGCAAAGCAAACAAGTGCCTGATCCAAGATCCTATCAGAAGCTGAGGTCGATTTTGGATGTCAAAGCTGCAACAAAGAATAAGAAGGACAGAAGTGCCATATTGGGCATTGTTAACAGTAAAATGGGCTTGCAGAAACCTAGGAAAAGTAAGAAAGACGAGTTCTGGAAGAACAAGAAAAGATGA